From one Microbacter margulisiae genomic stretch:
- a CDS encoding ABC transporter permease, with amino-acid sequence MLLWHLLRKNIAIGQLIGYVLATLLGLTIVLMSIQFFEDIRPVFNEKQGIFAHDYLVISKKVSIFRTLKITKTSFSNEEMKEIESQPFVKRIAGFTTATFRVYASVAMGGKIANLGTSLFFESVPDAFLDVKPGDWQWNPSSNFIPIILPRSYLTLYNFGFAPSQGLPQLSGSMLSHLDLTIELSGNNKDAVFHSRIVGYTDRINSILVPQSFMNWANDQFGTGLSFPSRLIVEPYNLTDPRMGDFFASHDYEVANDKAVAGEASSFLRTLIFVVLTIGMVITLLALGLMLLSINLLIQKNHDKIENLALTGYPTESIARPYQGLVIVVNGVIFVLSLLLVTYLRNYYITLFSSSMHIDDSLWDWGSLIWGGGIIAALTVVNSIWIYWKIREIRR; translated from the coding sequence ATGTTGTTGTGGCATTTATTGCGTAAGAATATTGCTATTGGTCAGCTGATAGGGTATGTGCTTGCTACGCTACTGGGTCTAACTATCGTACTGATGTCAATTCAGTTTTTTGAAGATATTCGTCCGGTCTTCAACGAAAAACAAGGTATTTTTGCGCACGATTATCTGGTAATCAGCAAAAAAGTTTCCATTTTCAGAACCTTGAAAATCACGAAGACGTCTTTTAGTAATGAAGAGATGAAAGAGATTGAAAGTCAACCCTTTGTTAAACGTATTGCCGGTTTTACCACCGCTACTTTCAGGGTTTATGCCTCGGTTGCCATGGGAGGGAAAATCGCCAATTTAGGTACTTCGCTATTTTTCGAATCCGTCCCGGATGCATTTTTAGATGTGAAACCCGGAGATTGGCAATGGAATCCAAGCAGTAATTTTATTCCTATTATTTTACCTCGGTCGTATTTGACGCTTTATAATTTTGGATTTGCTCCAAGCCAGGGACTTCCTCAGCTTTCTGGTAGTATGTTGTCTCATTTGGATCTGACGATTGAACTTTCAGGAAATAATAAGGATGCAGTTTTTCACAGCAGGATTGTCGGTTATACGGATCGTATTAATTCAATTTTGGTTCCGCAGTCATTTATGAATTGGGCAAATGATCAATTTGGTACAGGATTGAGCTTTCCATCACGACTCATTGTGGAACCTTACAACCTTACTGATCCCCGGATGGGCGATTTTTTTGCTTCACATGATTATGAGGTTGCCAATGATAAAGCTGTTGCCGGCGAAGCCTCTTCATTTTTACGTACCCTGATTTTCGTAGTGCTTACAATTGGAATGGTTATCACCTTGCTGGCACTGGGATTGATGCTGCTTAGCATAAACCTGTTGATCCAAAAGAATCATGATAAGATAGAGAATTTGGCCCTGACGGGTTATCCCACTGAATCAATTGCCCGGCCCTATCAGGGGTTGGTGATTGTGGTAAATGGTGTGATCTTCGTCTTATCACTCCTGTTGGTTACCTATTTGCGCAATTATTATATCACTTTGTTCTCTTCGTCAATGCACATTGACGATTCGCTTTGGGACTGGGGAAGCCTTATTTGGGGCGGTGGTATTATTGCTGCATTAACAGTGGTAAACAGCATTTGGATCTATTGGAAAATACGGGAGATTCGCCGTTAA
- a CDS encoding ATP-binding cassette domain-containing protein — MHTIELTQVVPEPIVDIAARDLSVWYTDRRFERGHHYLITSESGKGKSSLFDFFYGRRNDFVGTISFDGHSIKSLRTNDWVEIRQNHLSLVFQGFRLFSELTVWENLQLKNQLTHYLSSEKLNHLLEAMGIADKRNIPLRFLSYGQQQRVAIVRSLCQPFDFLLLDEPFSHLDEINQRTICRLISEEIRERGAGLLLSSLGDPYFFDFDEKLVL; from the coding sequence GTGCATACAATAGAACTAACTCAGGTCGTTCCAGAACCGATTGTCGATATTGCTGCCCGGGATTTATCTGTTTGGTATACCGATCGTCGTTTCGAGCGTGGGCATCATTATTTAATTACATCAGAATCGGGAAAAGGAAAATCTTCTTTATTCGATTTTTTTTATGGCCGGCGTAATGATTTTGTCGGAACAATTTCATTTGACGGACACTCGATAAAGTCGCTCCGAACCAACGACTGGGTAGAAATCAGGCAGAATCATTTAAGTCTTGTCTTTCAGGGATTCAGACTTTTCTCCGAATTAACGGTATGGGAAAATTTGCAACTTAAGAATCAGCTGACTCATTATTTGTCTTCCGAAAAACTGAATCATTTGCTGGAGGCGATGGGAATTGCAGACAAACGAAATATTCCTTTACGATTCTTGTCCTATGGTCAGCAGCAACGGGTTGCTATTGTGCGGTCGCTTTGCCAACCATTCGACTTTTTGTTGCTTGATGAACCTTTTAGCCATCTGGATGAAATAAATCAACGTACAATTTGTCGTTTGATTTCAGAAGAAATACGAGAGCGGGGAGCAGGTTTACTTCTCTCTTCGTTAGGCGATCCCTATTTTTTTGACTTTGATGAAAAGTTAGTGTTATAG
- a CDS encoding DUF4836 family protein — translation MFQTYKSHYFKAIAMVAILGLFLSSCSREKYPESLTIIPANASLVASINMKQLVDKAALSSFKNLPSIAMITHGGPGGEPMLKTLIDHPEKSGIDFKTMFVFLLPPNQTGISFPLHSASSFEKAVVAIGKEGYYPVAIQKASKCKYIFFSAQDSMVLVWDHHKALILIHSSPQLALAVFATPVANNILTNRDFVRFYQNQKDIACWINLNEFHQCSFLPKETLDTPFTSKKYLHAYLSFDKGSIDGHLDFVTNNDSVVRHSIAKQPEDSSFMSYLPANSLLIAKLSVLPEIAFPYLAAVNESSSSYQQFLHAWSGDAALSFFGFANSDFPIPQMVLLATLRDRKGYDVLLNELLQHFQKRSMGGYTVVSIQPFTLYTALVGQTMMVTTNQIMIRDFVANRACDNPVQSTAWNGAIHDPLFLYVNLDLQKYPAALADFLSNFGISSFDAVKQNFIFKDLQVSYNPSTNRASCELRLKDTTQNSLHVILQKANEAIGSTN, via the coding sequence ATGTTCCAGACCTATAAATCTCATTATTTTAAGGCGATAGCCATGGTAGCAATACTGGGGCTGTTTTTGTCGTCTTGTTCCCGCGAGAAATATCCCGAAAGTCTAACTATAATTCCTGCTAATGCTTCGTTAGTAGCTTCTATTAATATGAAACAACTTGTTGATAAAGCTGCTTTGAGTTCATTCAAAAATCTACCATCAATCGCGATGATAACTCATGGTGGACCTGGTGGGGAGCCTATGTTGAAAACGTTAATTGACCATCCTGAAAAAAGCGGCATCGATTTTAAAACTATGTTTGTGTTTTTGTTGCCTCCTAATCAGACGGGAATCTCTTTTCCACTGCACTCTGCTTCATCTTTTGAGAAAGCCGTAGTAGCCATTGGAAAAGAGGGATATTATCCGGTAGCGATTCAAAAAGCTTCCAAATGCAAATATATCTTTTTTTCGGCACAGGACAGCATGGTCTTGGTATGGGATCATCATAAAGCATTAATCCTAATACATTCGTCTCCTCAATTAGCTTTGGCTGTGTTTGCCACTCCAGTAGCAAATAATATTCTGACAAACAGGGATTTTGTCCGTTTTTATCAAAACCAGAAAGATATTGCTTGTTGGATAAACCTGAACGAATTTCACCAATGTAGTTTTTTACCAAAAGAAACATTGGATACGCCGTTTACAAGCAAAAAATACCTTCATGCATACCTTTCTTTTGATAAAGGAAGCATTGACGGACATCTCGATTTTGTTACAAATAATGATTCTGTAGTGAGACATTCAATAGCAAAGCAACCGGAGGATAGCAGCTTTATGTCTTACCTACCTGCTAATTCCTTACTAATAGCCAAGCTGTCTGTTCTTCCTGAGATTGCATTTCCTTATCTTGCAGCAGTGAATGAATCGTCATCTTCATATCAGCAGTTTCTTCATGCATGGTCGGGAGACGCCGCGTTGTCTTTTTTCGGTTTTGCAAATTCAGATTTTCCGATTCCTCAAATGGTACTTCTGGCAACACTTCGTGACCGGAAAGGATATGACGTTTTGCTGAATGAATTGTTGCAACATTTTCAGAAGAGGAGCATGGGAGGATATACGGTAGTGTCCATCCAACCTTTTACATTATATACTGCTCTTGTGGGGCAAACAATGATGGTGACCACAAATCAGATTATGATCCGTGATTTTGTAGCTAACCGGGCATGTGATAATCCTGTACAGTCCACTGCCTGGAATGGTGCAATCCATGATCCTTTGTTTCTGTATGTTAATTTGGATTTACAAAAGTATCCTGCGGCATTAGCAGATTTCTTGAGTAATTTTGGAATAAGCTCCTTTGATGCTGTGAAACAGAATTTTATTTTCAAGGATTTACAGGTTTCTTATAATCCATCCACTAATAGAGCTTCTTGTGAATTGCGTTTGAAAGATACTACCCAAAACAGTTTGCATGTGATACTGCAGAAAGCCAATGAAGCTATTGGCTCAACTAATTAA
- a CDS encoding YigZ family protein, which translates to MSDCIRTLRRTSEGIYKEKGSKFLSFAMPVSSETEIRQIIESFRKRFYDARHVCYAYVLGEEKNQYRAYDDGEPSGTAGRPILGQIHSYELTNVLIIVVRYFGGVLLGTGGLTHAYKQSATDALANNEISEEEIRQTMQLSFDYAQMPQVMAAIKAWHVTIQEQQFESTCHMVISIPRTESAAFLAKLQSVIRDISLLKKQ; encoded by the coding sequence ATGTCAGACTGCATACGTACATTACGAAGAACTTCAGAAGGCATCTACAAAGAAAAAGGGAGTAAGTTTCTCTCGTTTGCCATGCCGGTGTCAAGCGAAACGGAGATCAGGCAAATCATAGAATCATTCAGAAAACGTTTCTATGATGCACGGCATGTTTGCTATGCTTATGTATTGGGCGAGGAGAAAAATCAATATCGTGCCTATGATGACGGAGAACCCTCAGGCACTGCAGGGCGCCCCATCTTAGGGCAGATTCATTCATATGAGCTCACGAATGTATTGATTATAGTAGTCAGATATTTCGGAGGTGTTTTGTTGGGAACAGGCGGGTTGACTCACGCCTACAAACAATCGGCTACTGATGCCCTGGCAAATAATGAAATCAGCGAAGAAGAAATCAGACAAACAATGCAGCTCTCCTTTGATTATGCACAAATGCCTCAGGTAATGGCTGCAATCAAAGCCTGGCATGTTACTATTCAGGAACAACAATTTGAGAGCACCTGCCACATGGTTATATCCATTCCACGGACAGAAAGTGCCGCTTTTCTTGCCAAACTACAATCGGTTATCCGAGATATCTCTCTATTAAAGAAACAATAA
- a CDS encoding YdcF family protein — MKKLLSIVFLLTATLIYAYAQVVPGYKLLAPASVETKNYYFVSLLEHLPAARKLITNDPVLCAISKEKQQKLAAATTSAEIIAAFKFSPEEIDDIGNRLAALYTPGTILDSMIQRHILPSGCYILLAKKFQGKSLLKAIWDQDANGMNYAIDVYAAAKRPEYASIDSISFNVHSAYYTQGILPACQQNIEAIVSGNNAFFAVPLTAVQTILDFNDRDLAIDYEPLGKGVNQKSYAKIMHTNWAKYSYTAILVLGAGPETLNTEISPFGRLRAAYGALLYKKHLAPFIIVSGGKVHPYHTPYCEAYEMKKYLMKRWGIPEDAIIMEPHARHTNTNVRNTVRIMIRKGFPLDRPALMTSSESHINYIKDQGMFAKRCETDLNMVPYRLGKRVSKRAIEFYPQEVALQINPFEPLDP; from the coding sequence ATGAAGAAGCTGCTATCCATTGTCTTTTTATTGACTGCCACCCTTATATATGCTTATGCACAGGTGGTTCCCGGCTACAAACTATTGGCGCCGGCCAGCGTTGAAACCAAGAACTATTATTTCGTCTCTTTACTCGAACATCTTCCGGCAGCCAGAAAACTCATCACCAACGATCCGGTTCTCTGCGCAATAAGTAAGGAAAAACAACAGAAATTAGCAGCGGCAACCACTTCTGCGGAGATCATTGCAGCATTTAAATTTTCCCCGGAAGAGATAGATGACATAGGCAACCGTTTGGCAGCGCTCTATACACCCGGAACTATTCTGGATAGTATGATACAACGGCACATCCTTCCTTCCGGGTGCTACATCCTGCTGGCAAAAAAATTTCAGGGGAAAAGCCTGCTGAAAGCCATTTGGGATCAGGATGCCAATGGGATGAATTACGCAATCGATGTGTATGCAGCGGCAAAACGACCTGAATATGCCTCCATAGATTCCATCTCTTTCAATGTACACAGCGCATACTATACCCAGGGAATCCTACCCGCATGCCAGCAAAATATCGAAGCAATTGTCTCCGGGAATAATGCTTTCTTTGCTGTGCCACTCACCGCTGTACAAACCATTCTGGATTTTAATGACAGGGATCTGGCCATCGATTATGAACCATTGGGAAAAGGAGTAAACCAAAAAAGCTATGCCAAAATAATGCATACTAACTGGGCAAAATATTCTTACACAGCAATATTGGTGTTAGGCGCCGGACCGGAGACCCTCAACACGGAGATCAGTCCGTTCGGAAGATTAAGAGCTGCTTATGGCGCTCTCTTGTACAAAAAGCACCTGGCTCCCTTCATCATTGTTTCGGGCGGAAAAGTCCACCCATACCATACGCCCTATTGCGAAGCCTACGAAATGAAGAAGTACCTGATGAAAAGGTGGGGGATTCCCGAAGATGCCATCATTATGGAACCCCATGCAAGGCATACTAACACCAATGTACGCAACACGGTAAGAATCATGATTAGGAAAGGATTTCCATTGGATCGGCCAGCCCTAATGACTTCCTCCGAATCGCACATCAACTATATTAAAGATCAGGGCATGTTTGCAAAACGATGCGAAACGGATTTGAACATGGTTCCGTATCGTCTGGGAAAACGTGTGTCAAAACGGGCAATTGAATTTTATCCCCAAGAAGTAGCCCTGCAGATTAATCCGTTTGAACCTCTCGATCCCTGA
- a CDS encoding peptidase domain-containing ABC transporter, whose amino-acid sequence MKFTPQHDQMDCGPACLSMIASHYGKEYSIQFLRETCYLTREGVSLLAIVQAADKMGMTTLSAKLTVDKLIELVLSSQVPMPCILHWNQSHFVVLRKINRNSLTRKYTFQLADPGHGFITLSQDKFEASWLSEDKEGVAMFVEPTPKFYELNPQKNVKFSIRYLLDYLIPFRKHLSVMLILLLIGSGLNLIFPFLTQDLIDKGINHKNLNLIVLILIAQLSLFVGVIVIEILRNWITLIVGAHLSINIISDFLKKIFKLPIKFFDSKMVGDLQQRIQDNERIEHFITSQSILTVFSMITFIVFFGVLCYYSYEILAIYLVLTIVAVFWSFAWLKKRKIVDYFRFQEQSRNQSSIYEILNGVTEMKLNQLEDYKRNEWEEIQKKLFKINIRILRLDQFQNSGFEFFNQLKNILVTCLAAYFVVQDKMTLGQLMSVSYIIGQMNSPVNQLVTFFRSLQDARLSLERLNEVQQIAEEEQPNQIHLLDKSLNEHIERHGIQINNLSFQYQGPMSPFVLKDIDLFIPEGKVTAIVGISGSGKTTLMKLLLKFYESVQGDIFYNEYNINELSAKSLRENVGVVMQDGFIFSDTMERNIATSDSTIDNERLQQAVQIACIKDFIEELPLGYKTKIGSIGNSISGGQRQRILIARAVYRNPRYIFLDEATSFLDAKSEKMIHDNLKKFFVGKTVIIIAHRLSTVKNADQIVVLEEGKIVEIGSHEELTHKQGAYYQLVKNQLELGN is encoded by the coding sequence ATGAAATTTACGCCTCAGCATGATCAAATGGACTGTGGTCCGGCCTGTCTTTCAATGATTGCAAGTCATTATGGGAAAGAATATAGCATACAGTTTTTACGGGAAACATGCTATCTTACCCGGGAAGGGGTGTCTTTATTGGCTATCGTCCAAGCGGCTGATAAGATGGGGATGACTACTTTGTCGGCTAAATTGACTGTCGATAAATTAATCGAACTTGTACTTAGCTCACAAGTACCAATGCCCTGTATTCTGCACTGGAACCAAAGTCATTTTGTTGTCTTACGTAAAATAAACAGAAATTCATTGACAAGAAAATATACTTTTCAACTTGCAGACCCCGGACATGGTTTTATTACGTTATCACAAGATAAATTCGAAGCATCCTGGCTTTCGGAAGATAAAGAAGGTGTGGCCATGTTTGTCGAACCCACTCCTAAATTCTATGAGCTTAATCCTCAGAAAAATGTAAAATTCTCAATACGATATTTGCTTGATTATCTGATTCCCTTCCGTAAGCATTTATCTGTCATGCTTATCCTTTTGCTGATTGGGAGTGGATTAAATTTGATTTTTCCGTTTCTGACACAAGACCTTATTGATAAAGGGATAAATCATAAGAATCTGAATCTTATTGTCCTAATCCTGATTGCACAGCTCTCTTTGTTTGTCGGAGTCATTGTTATAGAAATACTGCGTAACTGGATAACGCTTATTGTAGGAGCGCATCTTAGCATCAATATTATATCCGATTTCTTGAAAAAGATCTTTAAATTACCTATTAAGTTTTTTGATTCCAAAATGGTAGGAGACCTTCAGCAACGTATCCAGGATAATGAACGTATTGAGCATTTTATCACATCCCAAAGCATACTTACAGTATTTTCCATGATTACATTTATCGTATTCTTTGGTGTCTTGTGTTATTATAGCTATGAAATATTAGCCATTTATCTGGTTTTGACTATTGTTGCTGTATTTTGGTCATTTGCATGGTTGAAGAAAAGAAAAATTGTGGATTATTTTAGGTTTCAGGAGCAGAGCCGGAATCAAAGTTCAATATACGAAATTCTGAATGGAGTTACTGAGATGAAACTTAACCAACTTGAAGATTATAAACGAAATGAATGGGAAGAAATACAAAAGAAATTATTCAAAATTAATATCAGAATTTTGAGATTAGATCAATTCCAAAACTCAGGATTCGAGTTCTTCAATCAATTAAAGAATATTCTGGTAACATGTTTAGCTGCTTATTTTGTCGTACAGGATAAGATGACATTGGGACAATTGATGAGTGTTTCCTATATCATAGGGCAAATGAATTCTCCTGTTAATCAACTAGTCACCTTTTTTCGCTCATTACAGGATGCCCGTTTATCCTTGGAGCGTCTTAATGAAGTACAACAAATTGCAGAGGAAGAGCAGCCTAATCAAATTCATTTATTGGACAAATCCCTTAATGAGCATATAGAAAGGCACGGAATTCAGATTAATAATCTCTCATTTCAATATCAAGGGCCCATGTCTCCTTTTGTGTTAAAAGATATTGACTTGTTTATTCCCGAAGGGAAAGTTACAGCTATAGTAGGAATTAGCGGAAGTGGCAAAACAACCTTGATGAAATTATTACTTAAATTCTATGAATCAGTTCAGGGTGATATATTCTATAATGAATATAATATAAATGAGCTATCGGCAAAAAGTCTACGTGAGAATGTTGGCGTAGTTATGCAGGATGGTTTTATATTTTCCGATACAATGGAAAGAAATATTGCTACAAGCGACAGCACAATAGATAATGAAAGGTTACAGCAGGCGGTTCAAATTGCATGTATAAAGGATTTTATTGAGGAATTACCTCTTGGGTATAAAACCAAAATAGGCTCAATTGGGAATAGTATTTCCGGAGGGCAACGGCAACGCATTTTAATTGCTCGTGCCGTGTACCGAAATCCACGATATATCTTTTTGGATGAAGCAACGAGTTTTTTAGACGCTAAAAGCGAAAAAATGATCCATGATAACTTAAAAAAATTCTTTGTAGGGAAAACGGTTATTATTATTGCCCATCGCCTTTCAACTGTAAAAAATGCAGATCAAATAGTCGTTTTGGAAGAAGGAAAGATAGTTGAAATAGGGTCTCATGAAGAGTTAACACATAAACAAGGAGCTTATTATCAATTAGTAAAAAATCAATTAGAGCTAGGAAACTAA
- a CDS encoding GIN domain-containing protein, which translates to MRYLVILTFLLASILHMQAQIVKEVRVNTAGTIHTVKINDVAAVCFLAGSTYKVEIETEKANQPNVTVTETNHQLAIDVTHKLNSKRCIAYITIPNKPVTIIARNVASCYTSPNSTLELDNLQFDARSVASIKMNLISNVFNCTFNAVAYAEMTGSANRCKFDFTSTTDIKMGNFKIKDLDLTAHSGISMSLYVSKQLKSDVNNVMHFDLAGHPLIIN; encoded by the coding sequence ATGAGATATCTTGTCATACTTACATTTCTACTGGCTAGTATTTTGCATATGCAAGCTCAGATCGTAAAAGAAGTACGTGTGAATACTGCTGGTACCATCCATACGGTCAAAATTAACGACGTTGCCGCCGTCTGTTTTTTAGCGGGCAGCACCTACAAGGTGGAAATCGAAACAGAAAAAGCAAATCAGCCCAATGTTACAGTTACAGAAACCAACCATCAGCTTGCGATAGACGTGACACACAAATTAAACTCCAAACGCTGCATTGCCTATATTACGATACCCAATAAACCGGTAACCATCATAGCCAGGAATGTAGCCAGTTGTTATACAAGCCCAAACAGCACCCTGGAACTCGATAACTTACAGTTTGACGCCCGATCGGTAGCCAGTATCAAAATGAATCTTATATCTAATGTTTTTAACTGCACGTTCAATGCCGTTGCCTATGCAGAGATGACAGGCTCTGCCAACCGGTGCAAATTTGATTTTACCTCCACCACGGATATAAAAATGGGGAATTTTAAGATCAAGGATCTGGATTTAACGGCCCACAGTGGTATTTCTATGAGTCTTTATGTAAGCAAGCAGTTGAAATCCGATGTAAATAATGTTATGCATTTTGACCTTGCAGGACATCCTCTTATTATAAACTAA
- a CDS encoding radical SAM/SPASM domain-containing protein has product MRVSQYNIFFPHLHYVVGYNALADDFIFLTVELYELFSNTLLEDINRLETLHPDFWNLLVAKSFCIPEQTDELQKVKDLVYSIDRNSEHYHLIINPTLNCNFKCWYCYETHIPGSKMNKDTIEKIKRHIAKKLSNGIIKQFTVSWFGGEPLLYFKQVILPMLEFVHEYTGSRDIQFNSDFTSNGLLIDDNILSACKNLHVTQWQITLDGHRKRHNQVRYIGQGKESYDLIVANIKRCLQAGMKVTCRINLSKETLTEDVTQIIEDFSDLSSSEKQLIDFSFNKVWQESTDLHTEILQIIKFFHDQNFVVNYNKFIDTVRNSCYADKMNQATINYNGDVFKCTARDFIPESKEGILTEKGDIEWNKKYYERMDAKFHNPSCLICKILPICNGGCSQQALEHKGREYCIHNYDENIKLDIIRDKLLYVIN; this is encoded by the coding sequence ATGAGGGTTAGTCAATATAACATTTTTTTTCCACATCTGCACTATGTGGTCGGATATAATGCCTTAGCAGATGACTTTATTTTTTTAACTGTGGAACTATATGAATTGTTTAGTAATACTCTTCTGGAAGATATCAACAGGCTGGAAACTCTTCATCCTGATTTCTGGAATTTACTTGTTGCAAAGAGTTTCTGTATTCCGGAACAGACAGACGAATTACAAAAAGTAAAAGATTTGGTTTATTCAATTGACCGGAATTCGGAACATTATCATCTCATTATTAATCCGACGTTGAACTGTAATTTTAAATGCTGGTACTGCTACGAAACGCATATTCCTGGTTCAAAAATGAATAAAGACACTATTGAAAAAATTAAAAGACATATTGCCAAGAAATTGAGCAACGGAATTATTAAACAATTTACTGTCAGTTGGTTTGGTGGTGAGCCGTTGCTGTATTTTAAACAAGTAATACTTCCTATGCTTGAGTTTGTTCATGAATATACAGGCAGCAGGGATATTCAATTTAATTCTGATTTTACATCAAACGGCTTATTGATCGACGACAACATTTTGTCAGCATGCAAAAACTTACACGTTACTCAGTGGCAAATAACCTTGGACGGGCATAGGAAACGGCATAATCAGGTACGCTATATCGGCCAGGGGAAAGAATCTTATGATCTTATTGTGGCAAATATTAAGCGATGCTTGCAAGCAGGTATGAAAGTAACTTGCAGAATCAACTTGTCAAAGGAAACATTAACGGAAGATGTAACGCAGATTATTGAAGATTTCTCGGATTTATCTTCAAGCGAAAAACAGTTGATTGATTTTTCCTTTAATAAAGTATGGCAAGAATCTACAGACCTTCACACAGAGATATTACAAATCATTAAATTTTTCCACGATCAAAATTTTGTGGTGAACTATAATAAGTTCATTGATACTGTCAGGAATTCTTGTTATGCGGATAAGATGAATCAGGCCACGATTAACTATAATGGAGATGTTTTCAAATGTACAGCCAGGGATTTCATTCCGGAAAGCAAGGAAGGTATATTGACAGAAAAAGGTGATATAGAATGGAATAAAAAATATTATGAAAGGATGGATGCCAAATTTCATAATCCTTCATGTTTGATTTGTAAAATCTTGCCTATATGCAATGGGGGATGTTCTCAACAGGCATTAGAGCATAAAGGGAGGGAATATTGTATTCATAATTATGACGAAAATATAAAATTAGACATCATCCGAGATAAGTTATTGTATGTTATAAATTAA
- a CDS encoding IS4 family transposase: MNTGKYIFAQMIEFLPQRVFDGFVAKYEGNKYVKHFSCWNQLLVMMFGQLSNRDSLRDLILAIEAHRQKKYHLGFGKNVTRSNLSKANEKRDSKIFGDYAYYLIEIARKRRANDNFEIDGKVYAFDSSTIDLCLNVFWWAKFRTTKAGIKLHTLYDITTQIPAFIHITNATVNDMNAMDVIPYESGAYYVFDRGYVDYKRLYNITKHTAYFVIRAKKNLQFQYTQMNPVNERNGVMSDQIGKLTGFYISQYYPDEIRKVVYYDKETNRTFVYLTNNMELTSEQIALLYKNRWQVELFFKWIKQHLKIKSFWGMTENAVRIQIYTAVISYCLVAIIENELMIKRSTYEVLQILGISLLDKSPIGELFFNTDRNDVKELSSDQLTLNFF; this comes from the coding sequence ATGAATACAGGAAAATATATTTTTGCACAAATGATTGAGTTTTTACCTCAACGTGTTTTTGACGGATTTGTCGCCAAGTATGAAGGCAACAAATATGTAAAACATTTCAGTTGTTGGAATCAATTGTTGGTAATGATGTTTGGTCAACTTTCAAATCGCGATAGCCTTCGGGATTTGATTTTAGCTATAGAGGCACATCGCCAGAAGAAATATCATTTGGGATTTGGAAAAAATGTTACCCGAAGTAATCTTTCCAAAGCAAATGAAAAACGTGATAGTAAAATCTTTGGAGACTATGCCTATTATTTGATTGAAATTGCCCGAAAGCGTCGGGCAAACGATAACTTTGAAATAGACGGTAAAGTTTATGCTTTTGATTCTTCGACCATTGATTTATGTTTGAATGTGTTTTGGTGGGCGAAGTTTCGTACAACAAAAGCGGGTATTAAGCTTCACACGCTCTATGACATAACAACACAGATTCCGGCATTCATTCATATTACAAACGCTACTGTAAATGACATGAATGCAATGGATGTAATTCCTTATGAATCTGGTGCGTATTATGTATTTGACCGTGGATATGTAGACTACAAAAGGCTTTATAATATCACAAAGCATACAGCTTATTTTGTGATTAGAGCCAAGAAAAATCTTCAGTTCCAGTACACTCAAATGAATCCCGTAAATGAAAGAAACGGAGTGATGAGTGATCAAATCGGTAAACTTACAGGATTTTATATATCGCAATATTATCCGGATGAAATTAGAAAAGTTGTTTATTACGACAAGGAAACAAACAGAACATTTGTTTACCTGACGAACAACATGGAACTAACTTCTGAACAGATAGCATTACTTTATAAAAACCGTTGGCAAGTAGAGTTATTCTTCAAATGGATTAAGCAACACTTAAAAATTAAGTCCTTTTGGGGGATGACAGAAAATGCTGTCAGAATACAAATATACACTGCGGTAATTTCATATTGCCTGGTTGCAATCATTGAAAATGAACTTATGATTAAACGCTCAACATATGAAGTCCTGCAGATATTAGGAATATCTCTGCTGGACAAATCACCAATTGGTGAGCTGTTTTTTAATACAGATAGAAACGATGTCAAAGAACTCTCGTCAGATCAACTGACTCTTAATTTTTTTTAG